One region of Juglans regia cultivar Chandler chromosome 4, Walnut 2.0, whole genome shotgun sequence genomic DNA includes:
- the LOC108983041 gene encoding pentatricopeptide repeat-containing protein At1g61870, mitochondrial-like — MSLLYRIRQALTSSPIAQRYHFSTSSVLSPNSTTPLTSKEKTRAALSLLKSEQNPHKILEICRAASLTPDSHLDRIAFSVAVSKLSSANHFDVIRQFLEEELKSRPDLKTERFASHAIVLYGQAKMLHQAVETFQQMDRLGIDRSVKSLNALLFACLLSKDYKELKRIYLEFPKIYSIQPDLDTYNTVIKAFADSDSTSSGYSVLAEMERKSVKPNATSYGNLIAGFYKEEKFEDVGKVMKLMQDHGVHPGIGTYNIRIQSLCKLKKSSEAKALLDGMMSRGMKPNAVTYSHLIHGFCKEGNLDQAKKLFKTMVSKGCKPDSNCYFTLVYFLCQCGDFESALSLSKESMEKGWIPQFSTMKSLVEGLVGISKLEEARELIKQIKEKVNKNANMWDEVEAGLPQ, encoded by the coding sequence ATGTCTCTTTTATATAGAATCCGGCAAGCTCTCACATCAAGCCCCATCGCCCAACGCTACCACTTCTCCACGTCGTCGGTCCTATCCCCTAACTCCACCACACCACTCACCTCTAAGGAGAAAACCCGTGCCGCCCTCTCCCTCCTCAAGTCCGAGCAAAACCCCCACAAAATCCTTGAGATTTGCCGCGCCGCTTCCCTCACTCCCGACTCCCACCTCGACCGAATCGCCTTCTCCGTCGCTGTCTCCAAGCTCTCTAGCGCCAACCACTTCGACGTCATCCGCCAATTCCTCGAAGAGGAGCTCAAGTCCCGCCCCGACCTCAAAACCGAGCGTTTTGCTTCCCACGCCATTGTACTCTACGGCCAGGCCAAAATGCTCCACCAGGCCGTCGAGACTTTTCAGCAAATGGACCGACTGGGCATCGACCGCTCCGTCAAATCCCTCAATGCGTTGCTCTTCGCTTGTCTTCTTTCCAAGGATTACAAGGAGCTGAAACGGATTTACCTCGAGTTCCCTAAGATTTATTCCATCCAGCCGGATTTGGATACATACAACACGGTGATCAAGGCGTTTGCGGATTCAGATTCTACGAGTTCCGGGTACTCGGTGTTGGCCGAGATGGAGAGGAAATCTGTGAAGCCAAACGCGACGAGCTATGGGAACTTGATTGCTGGGTTTTACAAGGAGGAAAAGTTCGAGGACGTTGGGAAAGTTATGAAGTTGATGCAGGACCATGGGGTGCACCCTGGTATAGGTACCTATAACATAAGGATTCAGAGCTTGTGTAAGCTGAAGAAGTCGTCGGAGGCCAAGGCTTTGCTTGATGGAATGATGTCGAGGGGGATGAAGCCGAATGCGGTCACGTATTCGCATTTGATTCATGGATTTTGTAAAGAAGGGAATTTGGATCAGGCGAAGAAGCTCTTTAAGACCATGGTGAGTAAGGGTTGCAAACCGGATAGCAACTGCTATTTTACTCTGGTTTACTTCCTATGCCAATGTGGTGATTTCGAGTCCGCGTTATCGCTCTCTAAGGAGAGTATGGAGAAGGGTTGGATCCCGCAATTCTCGACGATGAAATCGCTTGTGGAGGGACTTGTGGGCATTTCCAAACTTGAAGAGGCACGGGAGCTTATTAAACAAATCAAGGAGAAAGTCAATAAGAATGCTAACATGTGGGATGAAGTCGAAGCTGGCTTGCCGCAATGA